A region of Leclercia adecarboxylata DNA encodes the following proteins:
- the malG gene encoding maltose ABC transporter permease MalG — translation MAMVQPKSQKLRLLVTHLGLLIFIAAIMFPLLMVIAISLRSGNFATGSLIPDEISWEHWKLALGFSVEHADGRVTPPPFPVLLWLWNSVKVATITAIGIVTLSTTCAYAFARMRFPGKATLLKGMLIFQMFPAVLSLVALYALFDRLGQYVPFIGLNTHGGVIFAYLGGIALHVWTIKGYFETIDNSLEEAASLDGATPWQAFRLVLLPLSVPILAVVFILSFIAAITEVPVASLLLRDVNSYTLAVGMQQYLNPQNYLWGDFAAAAVLSAIPITVVFLLAQRWLVNGLTAGGVKG, via the coding sequence ATGGCTATGGTACAACCCAAATCTCAGAAACTGCGCCTCCTCGTGACGCACTTAGGGCTGCTGATTTTTATCGCGGCGATCATGTTCCCGCTGCTGATGGTTATCGCCATCTCCCTGCGTTCGGGGAACTTCGCCACCGGCAGCCTGATCCCGGACGAAATCTCCTGGGAGCACTGGAAGCTGGCGCTGGGCTTCAGCGTTGAGCACGCCGACGGCCGCGTCACGCCGCCGCCGTTCCCGGTGCTGCTGTGGCTGTGGAACTCGGTGAAAGTCGCCACCATTACCGCGATCGGTATCGTGACGCTCTCCACCACCTGCGCCTACGCCTTTGCCCGTATGCGCTTCCCGGGTAAAGCGACGCTGCTGAAAGGGATGCTGATTTTCCAGATGTTCCCTGCGGTGCTGTCGCTGGTGGCCCTGTACGCGTTGTTTGACCGCCTCGGCCAGTACGTGCCGTTTATCGGTCTGAACACCCACGGCGGGGTGATCTTCGCCTACCTCGGCGGGATTGCGCTGCACGTCTGGACCATCAAAGGCTATTTCGAAACCATCGACAACTCGCTGGAAGAAGCGGCCTCGCTGGATGGCGCGACGCCGTGGCAGGCGTTCCGTCTGGTGCTGCTGCCGCTCTCGGTCCCGATTCTGGCGGTGGTGTTTATTCTGTCGTTTATCGCCGCCATCACCGAAGTGCCGGTGGCCTCGCTGCTGCTGCGTGATGTGAACAGCTACACGCTGGCGGTAGGGATGCAGCAATACCTCAACCCGCAAAACTACCTGTGGGGCGACTTTGCCGCAGCCGCCGTGCTCTCTGCTATCCCGATCACCGTCGTGTTCCTGCTGGCCCAGCGCTGGCTGGTGAACGGCCTGACGGCGGGGGGCGTGAAAGGTTAA